From Demequina capsici, one genomic window encodes:
- a CDS encoding DUF3040 domain-containing protein: MPLSEYEQRVLDQLERDLGADPQLGRAMKRRPKSRSRIALGVVGVVIGLGVVVIGVVTQMMWLGIVGFAIMIAAALWALLGAPDSKGAAKTKGGAAKSGPVKAQPSKKSFMQRMEERYDRRRENGDF; the protein is encoded by the coding sequence ATGCCGCTGTCGGAGTACGAGCAGCGCGTGCTCGACCAGCTTGAGCGTGATCTGGGCGCCGATCCTCAGCTTGGACGCGCGATGAAGCGTCGTCCCAAGTCGCGCAGCAGGATCGCGCTCGGCGTCGTCGGCGTGGTCATCGGACTCGGCGTGGTCGTGATCGGCGTGGTCACGCAGATGATGTGGCTGGGGATCGTCGGCTTCGCGATCATGATCGCGGCGGCGCTGTGGGCTCTCCTGGGTGCGCCTGACTCGAAGGGCGCCGCCAAGACCAAGGGCGGTGCTGCGAAGTCAGGTCCCGTGAAGGCGCAGCCGTCGAAGAAGTCCTTCATGCAACGCATGGAGGAGCGGTACGACCGTCGCCGCGAGAACGGCGACTTCTAG
- a CDS encoding AAA family ATPase, producing MPHPIPSEADLSEVAEVVERVRRSISTVLSGLGPAIDSTLATVLAEGHVLMEDVPGVGKTTLARALAASVGTHVGRIQFTPDLLPSDVTGVSVYRADEHTFEFRPGPVFAHVVIADEINRASPKTQSALLESMQEGRVTVDGTTHPLPSPFLVVATQNPVEMEGTYPLPEAQRDRFMTQVTVGYPSPDHEVAMLDSHDGTDPLTQVTSVADTATLARMIGVARRIYAAPAIKQYIVDLMSATRSDPALRLGGSPRASLQLLAAAKGRAAMHGRNHVLPDDIKALSGPVLAHRIIPSIEARTGGRSPESIIAALVAQVPVPSEARTRAARPA from the coding sequence ATGCCACACCCGATCCCGTCCGAGGCCGACCTCTCCGAGGTCGCGGAGGTCGTCGAGCGCGTGCGCCGCTCGATCAGCACCGTGCTCTCGGGACTAGGACCCGCGATCGACTCCACGCTCGCAACGGTCCTGGCAGAAGGCCATGTGCTCATGGAGGACGTGCCCGGGGTCGGGAAGACGACGCTGGCGAGGGCGCTCGCTGCGTCTGTCGGCACGCACGTCGGTCGCATCCAGTTCACGCCCGACCTGCTCCCGTCCGACGTGACGGGCGTCAGCGTCTACCGCGCCGATGAGCACACGTTCGAGTTCCGCCCAGGCCCCGTCTTCGCCCACGTGGTGATCGCGGACGAGATCAACCGTGCCTCACCGAAGACGCAGTCGGCGCTCCTGGAATCGATGCAGGAGGGCCGCGTCACCGTCGACGGCACGACCCACCCGCTTCCGTCCCCGTTCCTCGTCGTCGCCACCCAGAACCCGGTCGAGATGGAGGGCACGTACCCGCTGCCCGAGGCCCAGCGTGATCGCTTCATGACGCAGGTGACGGTCGGGTACCCCTCGCCGGACCACGAGGTCGCCATGCTCGACTCGCATGACGGAACGGATCCGCTCACCCAGGTCACGTCGGTCGCCGACACCGCCACGCTCGCACGGATGATCGGCGTCGCGCGTCGCATCTACGCCGCACCGGCCATCAAGCAGTACATCGTGGACCTGATGAGCGCCACCCGATCGGACCCGGCGCTGCGGCTCGGCGGCTCGCCCCGAGCCTCGCTCCAACTGCTCGCCGCCGCGAAGGGCCGCGCAGCGATGCACGGCCGCAACCACGTGCTCCCCGACGACATCAAGGCGTTGAGCGGGCCGGTGCTCGCGCACCGGATCATCCCGTCGATCGAGGCGCGCACCGGCGGACGCTCGCCGGAGTCGATCATCGCCGCGCTCGTCGCACAGGTGCCGGTCCCGAGCGAGGCTCGTACCCGGGCGGCGCGCCCGGCATGA
- a CDS encoding DUF58 domain-containing protein, with protein sequence MTSRGTSSATTAAEASRAGRTETVVTSRGIGMTSAGVAVTVLGVGLASPFLTLIGIAVLSCAAIAALWIAGSVQILRRRYRAARRVIVPFPLAAGSPGTVTVDIEAIRPTSLVPGLDIREQAAAELTGMRPTTASVSRARGLVSLSYSLHPTTRGRWPLGPAVVRTADPFGLVWADTPVGAEEVVPVRPRIVELPAAGGSRMDGLEQISRGARRASSDDAAVREYRHGDDPRRVHWPSTARRGSLVVRADEHAGRPPAVVLADLPPAGADLETAVGATASVALAVLADGHAVRLVVPGRESSRRWAAEARDEARIGVLDECIDLTPAQGSPSEALARSATSLLDDGAGSLVIALVEPRGAEDPGVRALSRSGVTGRTVALVRQGRHAASTRDALARGGWRCTSWRDLDDLAQAWADVARATERA encoded by the coding sequence ATGACCTCGCGGGGCACATCGAGCGCCACGACCGCGGCCGAGGCCTCTCGCGCCGGCCGGACCGAGACGGTCGTCACCTCTCGCGGTATCGGCATGACGTCCGCAGGCGTCGCCGTGACCGTGCTCGGCGTCGGCCTCGCGTCCCCGTTCCTCACCCTCATCGGCATCGCGGTCCTCTCGTGCGCGGCGATCGCCGCACTGTGGATCGCCGGCTCCGTGCAGATCCTCCGACGCAGGTACCGTGCGGCACGACGGGTGATCGTCCCGTTCCCGCTCGCAGCGGGGTCACCAGGCACCGTCACGGTGGACATCGAGGCGATCCGCCCCACATCGCTGGTCCCCGGGCTCGACATCAGGGAGCAGGCCGCGGCCGAGCTGACGGGAATGAGGCCCACCACGGCGTCCGTCTCGCGGGCGCGTGGTCTGGTAAGCCTGTCGTACTCGCTGCACCCGACCACTCGCGGCCGGTGGCCGCTGGGGCCGGCGGTCGTCCGCACCGCGGACCCCTTCGGTCTCGTGTGGGCCGACACCCCTGTCGGCGCCGAGGAGGTGGTTCCCGTCAGGCCGCGCATCGTCGAGCTCCCTGCCGCGGGCGGCTCCCGCATGGACGGGCTCGAGCAGATCTCACGCGGCGCCCGACGCGCCTCCTCGGACGACGCCGCCGTCCGCGAGTACCGGCACGGGGACGACCCGCGCCGGGTGCACTGGCCCAGCACCGCGCGACGCGGCAGCCTCGTCGTGCGCGCCGACGAGCACGCGGGCCGACCACCCGCAGTCGTGCTCGCAGATCTGCCACCCGCCGGCGCCGACCTCGAGACCGCGGTCGGCGCGACCGCGTCGGTCGCTCTCGCGGTCCTTGCCGACGGACACGCCGTGCGGCTCGTCGTCCCCGGCAGGGAATCGTCGCGACGGTGGGCGGCCGAGGCTCGCGACGAGGCGCGCATCGGAGTCCTCGACGAGTGCATCGATCTCACCCCCGCGCAAGGCTCGCCGTCGGAGGCGCTGGCGCGATCCGCTACCTCGCTGCTCGACGACGGTGCGGGCTCGCTCGTCATCGCGCTCGTCGAGCCTCGTGGGGCCGAGGACCCCGGAGTGCGCGCACTGTCGCGCTCGGGCGTGACCGGCCGCACCGTCGCGCTCGTCCGGCAGGGAAGGCATGCGGCATCGACGCGCGATGCGCTCGCGCGAGGCGGCTGGCGCTGCACGTCATGGCGCGATCTGGACGACCTCGCGCAGGCCTGGGCCGACGTGGCGCGAGCCACGGAGCGCGCATGA
- a CDS encoding transglutaminase family protein has translation MRGSQHVPWGATPLIAGASVAGLLAFSTPVELGAWLTGPLLLLSVVVAVVLAARLITRSRMIPTAAGLAVALVAAVPMHTNSPLPTPAALRALLDAVREGITYTMTSAAPVTDTAPLTALVSVGIVLLFLVAEHLSVSWRATGAAGALLLLPWLPAAVVPWAVPWTGVAAAVVLWLGALALTSAHDDVPVPPRVLSWLPATAAVIGVSALVAPLLVGVPGWGSLPQLRTGGDAATRLDLGLDLRESLTSRSQSTVLTYTTSDGSPVDVLRLYTAEDFTGSSWQRNPSGTASETTSGWILWPQQEFVTQEPAQTIEISVDTLTESALPLTVDPRRAYVSNLWQYDSVDDEVRSTETDTAGMDYTLVSDPGYVTPGRLANASGEDQVDAAALTVPAAVDAARIGAVAREIVADAGATNRYEQALAIQAWLRDPAEFTYTTAVALSGDDAVSEFLDTREGYCVQFATTMVVMARLLGIPARIGIGFLGGKQSPDGGFEVIGGNAHAWPELYFPGTGWVRFEPTPAVQATAPAYANTDSGATAAPTASPSPSPSTSSEPTDSATPSSSPSTTASTDPTTGGGRTGGTTLLLWLALVAAAAALGLGAWGWRSAGRRTTSFAKGAEAAWDRLRTRLPERARWPLSATPSEAAAHVRSTVRLADAADDALTELTDAITAARYAPSHQADHDASPQVQHLKSLADAIASSARHDRGR, from the coding sequence ATGAGAGGCAGTCAGCACGTCCCCTGGGGCGCGACACCTCTGATCGCGGGCGCGAGCGTCGCGGGCCTGCTCGCGTTCTCCACCCCGGTGGAGCTCGGCGCATGGCTGACCGGCCCACTGCTGCTGCTGTCGGTCGTGGTCGCGGTCGTGCTCGCTGCACGGCTGATCACGCGCTCGCGCATGATCCCGACCGCCGCAGGCCTCGCAGTCGCGTTGGTGGCGGCGGTGCCGATGCACACGAACAGCCCGCTGCCCACGCCCGCGGCGCTCCGCGCATTGCTCGACGCCGTACGCGAAGGCATCACGTACACGATGACGAGCGCCGCGCCCGTCACCGACACCGCACCGCTGACAGCGCTCGTCAGCGTCGGAATAGTCCTCCTGTTCCTGGTCGCAGAGCACCTCAGCGTGTCGTGGCGTGCGACAGGTGCCGCGGGCGCGCTCCTCCTGCTCCCGTGGCTGCCGGCCGCGGTCGTCCCGTGGGCCGTGCCCTGGACGGGCGTCGCCGCCGCGGTCGTCCTCTGGCTCGGCGCGCTCGCGCTCACGTCGGCCCACGACGACGTACCCGTGCCGCCCCGTGTGCTCTCGTGGCTCCCCGCCACGGCAGCAGTGATAGGAGTCTCAGCACTCGTCGCGCCTCTGCTGGTCGGCGTCCCCGGTTGGGGATCGCTGCCCCAGCTCCGCACAGGCGGCGACGCCGCCACACGCCTCGACCTCGGCCTGGACCTCCGGGAGTCGCTCACGAGCCGTTCCCAGTCCACCGTCCTGACGTACACCACCTCTGACGGCTCGCCCGTCGACGTCCTGCGGCTGTACACCGCCGAGGACTTCACCGGAAGCTCGTGGCAGCGCAACCCTTCGGGAACCGCCAGCGAGACAACGTCAGGCTGGATCCTGTGGCCGCAGCAGGAGTTCGTCACGCAGGAGCCGGCCCAGACCATCGAGATCTCGGTCGACACGTTGACGGAGTCCGCGCTCCCTCTCACCGTCGATCCGCGCCGGGCGTACGTGTCGAACCTGTGGCAGTACGACTCCGTCGACGACGAGGTGCGCTCGACGGAGACCGACACGGCAGGCATGGACTACACGCTCGTCAGCGATCCGGGATACGTCACTCCCGGGAGACTCGCGAACGCGTCCGGCGAGGACCAGGTCGACGCCGCCGCGCTCACAGTCCCTGCCGCGGTCGACGCCGCCCGGATCGGCGCGGTCGCCCGTGAGATCGTGGCCGACGCAGGCGCGACGAACAGGTACGAGCAGGCTCTCGCCATCCAGGCCTGGCTGCGAGATCCCGCCGAGTTCACCTACACGACGGCCGTGGCCCTCAGCGGCGACGACGCCGTCTCGGAGTTCCTCGACACCCGTGAGGGCTACTGCGTCCAGTTCGCGACGACGATGGTCGTGATGGCACGGCTGTTGGGCATCCCCGCTCGGATCGGCATCGGGTTCCTCGGCGGCAAGCAGAGCCCCGACGGCGGCTTCGAGGTCATCGGCGGCAACGCCCATGCATGGCCGGAGCTGTACTTCCCAGGCACAGGATGGGTGAGGTTCGAGCCGACGCCTGCAGTGCAGGCGACCGCGCCGGCGTACGCGAACACGGACAGCGGCGCGACCGCTGCCCCGACCGCGTCTCCGTCCCCATCCCCGTCGACGTCGTCCGAGCCGACCGACAGCGCCACGCCGTCGTCGTCGCCCTCCACCACCGCTTCCACGGACCCTACGACGGGCGGAGGGCGCACCGGCGGCACGACGCTCCTGCTGTGGCTCGCCCTCGTCGCCGCAGCCGCGGCGCTCGGTCTCGGAGCCTGGGGCTGGCGTAGCGCTGGCAGACGCACGACCAGCTTCGCGAAGGGCGCGGAGGCCGCGTGGGACAGGTTGCGCACCAGGCTCCCGGAACGGGCTCGCTGGCCGCTGTCAGCCACTCCGAGCGAGGCTGCCGCGCACGTCCGGTCCACCGTGCGCCTGGCCGATGCGGCGGACGACGCGCTGACTGAGCTGACCGACGCGATCACCGCCGCAAGGTATGCGCCTTCCCACCAGGCGGATCACGACGCATCACCGCAGGTGCAGCACCTCAAGTCGCTGGCCGATGCGATCGCATCGTCCGCGCGTCACGACCGCGGCAGGTGA
- a CDS encoding spermidine synthase has product MARRRHSPNGVAVGVPREVEFPIATGVALLRDEPDGTTFLWVNGVPSSPLRADPEVLDFEYMQHMSAAVAVWSPPPRMLAMHVGAAACAFPRHLAHRYPDSGHIAVDIDATLPELVRGWWDLPKAPRLRIRAQDGLEALATRADDSLDLVVRDAFSGADTPSHLADQTWWAEASRVLRHGGLVLANVGTRPGGTSARTDLAAARAAMGAVTSIGEHAVLKGRRRGNIVLAASTRLDTDALARYAASASLPTGIRTDWTP; this is encoded by the coding sequence ATGGCACGCCGCAGGCACTCCCCGAACGGCGTCGCCGTCGGTGTGCCGCGTGAGGTCGAGTTCCCCATCGCCACCGGCGTCGCGCTGCTGCGGGACGAGCCTGATGGGACAACGTTCCTATGGGTCAACGGTGTTCCCAGCTCGCCGCTGCGCGCAGATCCTGAGGTGCTCGACTTCGAGTACATGCAGCACATGTCCGCAGCCGTCGCCGTCTGGAGTCCCCCGCCCCGCATGCTCGCGATGCACGTGGGCGCCGCCGCGTGCGCCTTCCCGCGGCACCTCGCGCATCGGTACCCGGACTCAGGCCACATCGCGGTCGACATCGACGCGACGCTGCCCGAGCTGGTCAGAGGATGGTGGGACCTGCCGAAGGCGCCGCGGCTGAGGATCCGTGCCCAGGACGGCCTGGAAGCGCTCGCCACGCGGGCAGACGACAGCCTGGATCTCGTCGTGAGAGACGCCTTCTCCGGCGCAGACACGCCGAGTCACCTCGCCGATCAGACCTGGTGGGCCGAGGCGAGCCGCGTGCTGCGGCACGGTGGGCTCGTGCTGGCCAACGTGGGCACGAGGCCTGGGGGGACATCCGCTCGAACCGATCTCGCGGCTGCGAGGGCCGCGATGGGAGCAGTGACGTCGATTGGTGAGCATGCGGTGCTCAAGGGGCGCCGACGCGGGAACATAGTGCTCGCCGCGTCGACGCGCCTCGATACAGATGCGCTCGCACGCTATGCCGCGTCAGCATCGCTGCCGACCGGCATCAGGACCGACTGGACGCCGTGA
- the rsmH gene encoding 16S rRNA (cytosine(1402)-N(4))-methyltransferase RsmH yields MGQDAASRHVPVMRDRCVELMAPALLHDGAVAIDGTLGMGGHTEAILERCPAARVVGIDRDEQAIALASERLARFGDRFVAHHATYDDMRGALAAAGAAQADAVLLDLGVSSLQIDEADRGFSYAQDAPLDMRMDRTESRTAADLLRDEDEREIARLLRVYGEERYAPRIARAIVRRRETAPLTRSTELAEIVREAMPAAVRNAPGGHPAKRTFQALRIAVNRELEVLERAVPEAIESVRVGGRVVVMSYHSLEDRLVKHAFAAGAEVDAPPGLPVVPDEAQPFLRLLTRGAEKASAEEAEANPRSKPVRLRAVERLRPTPPSRVRRLV; encoded by the coding sequence ATGGGGCAGGATGCAGCGTCACGCCACGTGCCGGTCATGCGCGACCGGTGCGTCGAATTGATGGCCCCCGCGCTCCTGCACGACGGTGCGGTGGCCATCGACGGCACGCTCGGCATGGGTGGCCACACCGAGGCGATCCTCGAACGATGCCCCGCAGCGAGGGTCGTAGGCATCGACAGGGACGAGCAGGCCATCGCGCTCGCGTCCGAGCGGCTCGCACGCTTCGGCGACCGGTTCGTGGCCCACCATGCGACATACGACGACATGCGCGGAGCGCTCGCGGCCGCAGGCGCCGCGCAGGCCGACGCGGTGCTGCTCGACCTGGGCGTGAGCTCGCTGCAGATCGACGAGGCGGACCGCGGCTTCTCATACGCCCAGGACGCGCCGCTGGACATGCGGATGGACCGCACCGAGTCGCGCACCGCCGCGGACCTCCTGCGGGACGAGGACGAGCGTGAGATCGCACGGCTGCTCCGCGTCTACGGCGAGGAACGGTACGCGCCGAGGATCGCGCGCGCGATCGTCCGACGTCGCGAGACCGCTCCGCTGACGCGGTCCACCGAGCTCGCCGAGATCGTCCGTGAGGCCATGCCCGCCGCCGTCCGCAACGCGCCCGGCGGCCACCCCGCGAAGCGCACGTTCCAGGCGCTGCGCATCGCGGTCAACCGCGAGCTCGAGGTGCTTGAACGGGCGGTGCCTGAGGCGATCGAGTCGGTGCGCGTGGGAGGGCGGGTCGTGGTCATGAGCTATCACTCGCTCGAGGACCGCCTCGTGAAGCATGCCTTCGCCGCAGGCGCGGAGGTCGACGCGCCGCCCGGGCTGCCTGTCGTCCCAGACGAGGCGCAACCGTTTCTCCGTCTGCTCACGCGAGGAGCTGAGAAGGCGTCCGCCGAGGAGGCGGAGGCCAACCCCCGGTCGAAGCCGGTGCGCCTGCGCGCCGTCGAACGTCTGCGGCCCACGCCGCCGTCCCGAGTGAGGAGGCTCGTGTGA
- the mraZ gene encoding division/cell wall cluster transcriptional repressor MraZ, whose product MSDAAVHGLGPTGVLLGTFTPRLDDKGRLILPAKFRGRLASGLVATRGLDRCIFVFPIDEFQEVHNRLRKAPLENKAARDYMRSFLAYAQDDIPDKQGRVLLSQPLRKYAGIDREVAVVGMGSRVEIWDVEAWEAYLEAGEDAYAKTAAEVFDDM is encoded by the coding sequence GTGTCGGATGCGGCGGTGCACGGCCTGGGTCCCACCGGGGTCCTGCTCGGCACGTTCACGCCCCGTCTCGATGACAAGGGCCGGCTGATCCTCCCCGCCAAGTTCCGCGGGCGGCTCGCCTCCGGGCTGGTCGCGACCCGTGGTCTGGACCGGTGCATCTTCGTGTTCCCGATCGACGAGTTCCAGGAGGTTCACAACCGCCTCCGGAAGGCGCCGCTCGAGAACAAGGCGGCGCGCGACTACATGAGGTCCTTCCTGGCCTACGCGCAGGACGACATCCCCGACAAGCAGGGTCGGGTGCTGCTGTCTCAGCCGCTGCGGAAGTACGCGGGGATCGACAGGGAGGTGGCCGTGGTCGGCATGGGGTCCCGGGTCGAGATCTGGGACGTGGAGGCCTGGGAGGCCTACCTGGAGGCGGGCGAGGACGCGTACGCGAAGACGGCCGCCGAGGTGTTCGACGACATGTGA
- a CDS encoding cold-shock protein translates to MAQGSVKWFNAEKGFGFIAQDGGGADVFVHYSAIETDGYKSLDEQQRVEFEVTQGPKGPQASNVRPL, encoded by the coding sequence ATGGCGCAGGGTTCCGTGAAGTGGTTCAACGCAGAGAAGGGCTTCGGCTTCATCGCCCAGGACGGCGGCGGCGCTGACGTCTTCGTCCACTACTCGGCGATCGAGACCGACGGCTACAAGTCGCTCGACGAGCAGCAGCGCGTCGAGTTCGAGGTCACGCAGGGCCCCAAGGGCCCCCAGGCCTCGAACGTCCGCCCGCTGTAA
- a CDS encoding HelD family protein: MHDESTATDTGLEAEQRVVDTLYGRLDTLRDEAQARLGDIRRQGPSGSPQNRSERDAFATLYEDRIAQLDAVEDRLCFGRLDMTDGETLYVGRIGLSDAEHAPLLTDWRAPAARAFYSATAAEPGGVMNRRHLTTRGRLVTAVEDDVLDVEALRTAGREGTLAGEGALLAALDARRTGRMGDIVATIQAEQDAVIRAPMEGALVVQGGPGTGKTAVALHRAAFLLYHHRERLASRGVLLIGPSRQFLRYIDHVLPSLGETGAVSTTLAGLVKNVTITGVESDATARIKGRSDMAAVIKKAVRERQRVPLTDQTVRLDGRPVVIRRSDIRDAQARARRDGRPHNEARASFAKDMIGRLTGQLAEQLEHVEADDRRELEREVRDSRPIRIAINLCWLPITPEQLLRDLFSKSHLLDDAASTLSRAERDLLLRPASAPFTDADVPLLDEAAELLGDMPSGAPRRDASELTSEEVEYAKEVLETFGSHTMIQVDAETLASRMREGTARLSVAERASADRTWTYGHVVVDEAQELSPMAWRMLSRRCPTRSFTIVGDVAQTSSAAGTRWWPEAMDPLFGGTWALRELTVSYRIPAQVAQTAQSFAKAAGLPVSELSAAREVADAVAYHRVDPSSLVSSAIRRATHRVATLAESGGGLVAIVAPEQMHDALQEELGDARVEIIGALASKGLEYDAVVVVEPAAIASRAGDLYVALTRPTRHLDIVHSEPLPRGMGA, encoded by the coding sequence ATGCACGACGAGTCCACCGCCACCGACACGGGACTCGAGGCCGAGCAGCGCGTCGTCGACACGCTGTACGGGCGTCTCGACACCCTTCGCGACGAGGCACAGGCTCGCCTGGGGGACATCCGCCGCCAAGGACCGTCCGGCTCGCCGCAGAACCGCTCGGAGCGCGACGCGTTCGCCACCCTGTACGAGGACCGCATCGCTCAGCTCGATGCCGTCGAGGATCGCCTCTGCTTCGGTCGCCTCGACATGACCGACGGCGAGACCCTCTACGTAGGGCGCATCGGCCTGTCGGACGCCGAGCACGCCCCGCTCCTCACGGACTGGCGAGCCCCAGCCGCACGTGCGTTCTACTCCGCCACCGCCGCCGAGCCTGGTGGCGTCATGAACCGCCGACACCTCACCACCCGGGGCCGCCTGGTCACCGCCGTCGAGGACGACGTCCTGGACGTCGAGGCGCTCCGGACCGCCGGGCGCGAAGGGACTCTCGCGGGCGAAGGAGCGCTGCTCGCCGCACTCGACGCACGCCGCACAGGCCGCATGGGCGACATCGTCGCGACGATCCAGGCGGAGCAGGACGCCGTGATCCGCGCACCCATGGAGGGTGCGCTGGTGGTCCAGGGCGGCCCCGGCACCGGCAAGACCGCGGTGGCCCTTCACCGCGCGGCGTTCCTGCTCTACCACCACCGCGAACGGCTGGCCAGCCGGGGCGTGCTCCTGATCGGCCCGTCACGGCAGTTCCTGCGCTACATCGACCACGTGCTGCCGTCCCTGGGCGAGACGGGCGCGGTGTCGACCACCCTCGCCGGACTCGTCAAGAACGTCACGATCACCGGCGTCGAGTCGGACGCGACGGCGCGGATCAAGGGACGCTCCGACATGGCTGCGGTCATCAAAAAGGCCGTGCGCGAACGCCAGCGCGTCCCCCTCACCGACCAGACGGTGAGACTCGATGGACGCCCCGTGGTCATCCGCCGCTCCGACATCCGTGACGCGCAGGCGCGCGCGCGCCGCGACGGGCGCCCCCACAACGAGGCACGCGCCAGCTTCGCGAAGGACATGATCGGACGCCTCACTGGTCAGCTCGCCGAGCAGCTGGAGCACGTGGAGGCTGACGACAGGCGAGAGCTCGAGCGGGAAGTGCGCGACAGCCGCCCCATCCGGATCGCCATCAACCTGTGCTGGCTTCCCATCACCCCTGAGCAGCTGCTGCGCGATCTGTTCTCCAAGAGCCATCTGCTCGACGACGCGGCATCCACGCTCAGCCGCGCCGAGCGCGACCTGCTCCTGCGCCCCGCGTCCGCGCCCTTCACCGACGCTGACGTGCCGCTGCTCGACGAGGCCGCGGAGCTCCTGGGCGACATGCCTTCAGGAGCGCCTCGACGCGACGCGAGCGAGCTCACGTCGGAGGAGGTGGAGTACGCGAAGGAGGTGCTCGAGACGTTCGGCTCCCACACGATGATCCAGGTGGACGCCGAGACTCTCGCCTCCCGGATGCGGGAGGGCACGGCGCGGCTCAGCGTCGCAGAGCGTGCCTCCGCCGACCGCACCTGGACGTATGGGCACGTGGTCGTCGACGAGGCGCAGGAGCTGAGCCCCATGGCGTGGCGCATGTTGTCCCGGCGGTGCCCGACGCGCTCGTTCACCATCGTCGGCGACGTGGCGCAGACGTCGTCCGCCGCGGGGACGCGATGGTGGCCTGAGGCCATGGACCCCCTGTTCGGCGGGACCTGGGCCCTGCGAGAGCTCACCGTGAGCTACCGCATCCCCGCGCAGGTGGCGCAGACCGCACAGTCCTTCGCGAAGGCGGCGGGGCTGCCCGTGTCGGAGCTGAGCGCGGCGCGCGAGGTCGCGGATGCGGTCGCCTATCACCGGGTGGATCCGTCATCGCTCGTTTCTTCGGCGATCCGTCGCGCCACGCACCGCGTCGCGACGCTCGCAGAGTCGGGTGGCGGCCTGGTCGCGATCGTGGCGCCCGAGCAGATGCACGATGCGCTGCAGGAGGAGCTCGGCGACGCTCGTGTCGAGATCATCGGCGCTCTCGCCTCCAAGGGGCTCGAATACGACGCGGTGGTGGTCGTCGAGCCGGCCGCGATCGCCTCGCGCGCCGGCGACCTGTATGTCGCGTTGACGCGGCCCACGCGACACCTCGACATCGTCCACTCGGAGCCGCTGCCGCGCGGGATGGGCGCCTGA
- a CDS encoding proteasome assembly chaperone family protein, with amino-acid sequence METKLVTWDPEGVAAWAEVAPSEGAVLMHSLRGFIDAGRTGRLVAEHLVEEGDPVRIATFDIDELLDYRSRRPEMTFSVNEWTSYDEPYLALDMVRDAEDHPFLLLHGFEPDIRWEAYIRAVRDMVQRLGVGLVMGTHGIPMAVPHTRPLNVTVHGTSQDLLPDQPSMFGTVAVPASAQNLLEYRFGQWGIDAVNVAVHVPHYLAQSSYPQAAQRALKGLEDLSGLALDPDALDAEAERASEEIARQLAESEEVQALVTALEEQYDAFQESRDDQMLREGMLPSADELGEEFEKYLRQHGPDYPQG; translated from the coding sequence ATGGAGACGAAGCTGGTGACCTGGGACCCGGAGGGCGTCGCAGCCTGGGCTGAGGTGGCGCCTTCGGAGGGCGCTGTCCTCATGCACTCCTTGCGCGGCTTCATCGATGCGGGAAGGACCGGCCGCCTTGTCGCGGAGCACCTTGTCGAGGAGGGCGATCCGGTGAGGATCGCGACATTCGACATCGACGAGCTCCTCGACTACCGGTCGCGACGGCCCGAGATGACGTTCTCGGTGAACGAGTGGACCTCGTACGACGAGCCGTATCTCGCCCTGGACATGGTCCGCGACGCAGAGGATCACCCGTTCCTCCTGCTGCACGGGTTCGAGCCTGACATCCGCTGGGAGGCCTACATCCGCGCCGTCCGCGACATGGTCCAGCGGCTCGGCGTCGGGCTTGTGATGGGTACGCACGGCATCCCCATGGCGGTGCCTCACACGAGGCCCCTGAACGTGACGGTCCACGGCACCTCGCAGGACCTGCTTCCCGACCAGCCGAGCATGTTCGGCACGGTCGCGGTGCCCGCCTCGGCGCAGAACCTGCTCGAGTACAGGTTCGGGCAGTGGGGCATCGATGCGGTCAACGTGGCGGTCCATGTGCCCCATTACCTGGCGCAATCGTCGTATCCTCAGGCGGCGCAGCGCGCTCTCAAGGGCCTCGAGGACCTCTCCGGGCTGGCGCTCGACCCAGACGCGTTGGATGCGGAGGCTGAGCGCGCGTCGGAGGAGATCGCCCGCCAGCTCGCCGAGTCGGAGGAGGTCCAGGCGCTGGTGACCGCGTTAGAGGAGCAGTACGACGCTTTCCAGGAGTCCCGCGACGATCAGATGCTTCGGGAGGGCATGCTGCCGTCCGCGGACGAGCTGGGCGAGGAGTTCGAGAAGTACCTTCGCCAGCACGGTCCCGACTACCCGCAGGGGTGA